In the Pseudomonas orientalis genome, one interval contains:
- a CDS encoding aldehyde dehydrogenase (NADP(+)) yields the protein MTQFLGHNFIGGQRSANGSVKLQSVDATTGEALPQDFYQATPEEVDAAAQAAAQAYPAYRALSAARRAQFLDAIADELDALSDNFVELVCRETALPAARIKGERGRTSGQMRLFATVLRRGDFYGARIDKALPDRQPLPRPDLRQYRIGLGPVAVFGASNFPLAFSTAGGDTAAALAAGCPVVFKAHSGHMATAEQVSNAIIRAAEATEMPAGVFNMIFGGGVGEALVKHPAIQAVGFTGSLKGGRALCDMAAARPQPIPVFAEMSSINPVIVLPQALTARAESVARDLTASVVQGCGQFCTNPGLVIGIASPEFSAFTQQVAQLIGEQPAQTMLNAGTLGSYGKGLEKLLSHSGIEHLAGSAQSGNQAQPQLFKADVRLLIDGDEVLQEEVFGPTTVFVEVADQAQLSAALHGLHGQLTATIIGEPADLQQFAELTPLLEQKVGRILLNGYPTGVEVCDSMVHGGPYPATSDARGTSVGTLAIDRFLRPVCFQNYPDSLLPDALKNANPLRIQRLVDGAPSRESL from the coding sequence ATGACTCAGTTCCTCGGTCACAATTTCATCGGCGGCCAGCGCAGCGCCAACGGCAGCGTCAAGCTGCAGAGCGTCGACGCCACCACAGGCGAGGCCTTGCCTCAGGATTTCTATCAGGCCACCCCGGAGGAAGTCGACGCCGCCGCCCAGGCCGCCGCGCAGGCTTATCCGGCCTACCGTGCCCTGAGTGCCGCGCGCCGCGCGCAGTTCCTGGACGCCATTGCTGATGAGCTGGATGCGCTGAGTGACAACTTCGTCGAGCTGGTATGCCGCGAAACCGCGCTGCCCGCCGCCCGTATCAAAGGCGAGCGCGGGCGCACCAGCGGCCAGATGCGTTTGTTCGCCACCGTGCTGCGTCGCGGTGATTTCTACGGTGCGCGTATCGATAAGGCGCTGCCGGATCGCCAGCCGCTGCCACGTCCGGACCTGCGCCAATATCGCATCGGCCTGGGCCCGGTCGCCGTGTTCGGAGCCAGCAACTTCCCCTTGGCGTTCTCCACAGCCGGTGGCGACACCGCCGCTGCGCTGGCGGCCGGTTGCCCGGTGGTGTTCAAGGCGCACAGCGGTCACATGGCCACGGCCGAACAGGTCTCCAACGCGATCATCCGCGCAGCAGAAGCCACCGAGATGCCCGCCGGTGTATTCAACATGATCTTTGGCGGCGGCGTCGGCGAAGCGCTGGTCAAGCACCCGGCGATCCAGGCGGTGGGCTTTACCGGCTCGCTCAAGGGCGGTCGTGCCCTGTGTGACATGGCGGCAGCGCGCCCGCAACCGATCCCGGTGTTTGCCGAGATGTCGAGCATCAACCCGGTGATTGTATTGCCCCAGGCCCTCACCGCACGGGCTGAAAGCGTGGCCCGCGACCTGACCGCTTCGGTGGTGCAAGGCTGCGGCCAGTTCTGCACCAACCCTGGCCTGGTGATCGGTATCGCTTCGCCCGAATTCAGCGCATTTACCCAGCAGGTGGCGCAACTGATCGGCGAGCAACCGGCGCAAACCATGCTCAACGCCGGCACCCTGGGCAGCTACGGCAAGGGCCTGGAAAAGCTGCTGTCCCACTCCGGGATCGAGCACCTGGCAGGCAGCGCGCAATCGGGCAACCAGGCGCAGCCGCAACTGTTCAAGGCCGATGTACGCCTGTTGATCGATGGCGACGAAGTGCTGCAGGAAGAAGTCTTCGGCCCCACCACGGTGTTTGTCGAAGTCGCCGATCAGGCCCAGCTCAGCGCCGCCTTGCACGGCCTGCACGGGCAGTTGACGGCCACGATCATTGGTGAGCCGGCCGACCTGCAACAGTTCGCCGAGCTGACGCCGCTGCTGGAGCAGAAAGTCGGGCGCATCCTGCTCAACGGTTACCCCACCGGTGTGGAAGTCTGCGATTCGATGGTGCACGGCGGGCCTTATCCGGCCACCTCCGATGCCCGTGGCACCTCGGTCGGCACCTTGGCCATCGATCGTTTCCTGCGCCCGGTGTGCTTCCAGAACTACCCTGACAGCCTGCTGCCCGACGCGCTGAAGAACGCCAACCCGCTGCGTATCCAGCGGCTGGTGGATGGCGCGCCGTCACGCGAATCGCTGTAA
- a CDS encoding SMP-30/gluconolactonase/LRE family protein has translation MSFHAVTAHRAQLGEGPFWDAPTQALYWVNIAGKQALRLMDGQLQVWQLPEHVSAFIPCESGDALVTLSSGVYRLDLATEALTLLCVADPQAGNRGNEARCDAQGRLWLGTMQNNIGEQGEDLPITRRSGGLFRIDADATVTPLLSGLGIPNTLLWNEDGSQVHFGDSMDGTLYQHLIHADGQLAPSQVWFGPHERGGPDGSAMDAEGYIWNARWDGSCLLRLTPDGQVDRIIELPVSRPTSCVFGGPNLTTLYITSAASPLGHPLDGAVLAVEVDVPGKPCTRFAG, from the coding sequence ATGTCGTTTCACGCTGTCACCGCGCACCGCGCGCAACTGGGGGAGGGCCCGTTCTGGGACGCGCCCACCCAGGCGCTGTACTGGGTCAATATTGCCGGCAAACAGGCGCTGCGCCTGATGGACGGGCAGCTGCAGGTGTGGCAGTTGCCCGAGCATGTCTCGGCGTTCATTCCCTGTGAAAGCGGCGATGCACTGGTGACCTTGAGCAGCGGTGTGTATCGCCTCGACCTGGCCACCGAAGCCTTGACGCTGCTGTGCGTGGCCGACCCGCAAGCGGGCAACCGTGGCAATGAAGCGCGCTGCGATGCCCAGGGCCGACTGTGGCTGGGCACCATGCAGAACAATATCGGCGAGCAGGGTGAAGACCTGCCCATCACGCGACGCTCCGGCGGGCTGTTTCGCATTGATGCCGATGCGACAGTCACGCCGTTGCTCAGCGGCTTGGGCATTCCCAATACCTTGCTGTGGAACGAGGACGGTAGCCAGGTGCACTTCGGCGACAGCATGGATGGCACGCTCTATCAGCACTTGATCCACGCCGATGGTCAGCTTGCACCGTCACAGGTGTGGTTCGGCCCGCACGAACGCGGCGGGCCGGACGGCTCGGCCATGGATGCTGAAGGCTATATCTGGAATGCGCGCTGGGACGGCAGTTGCCTGTTGCGCCTGACGCCTGACGGTCAGGTGGACCGCATCATCGAACTGCCGGTCAGCCGCCCCACCAGTTGCGTGTTCGGTGGTCCCAACCTCACCACTCTTTATATCACCAGCGCCGCCAGCCCTTTGGGTCACCCCTTGGACGGTGCGGTGCTGGCCGTTGAAGTTGATGTACCTGGAAAACCTTGCACTCGCTTTGCCGGATAA